The following is a genomic window from Pedobacter sp. KBS0701.
ATTGTTGAAGCGATAATTGATCGCTTTCCAGCATTTGAGTTTGGTGCCAAGCATATATATTCAGCCAGACCTTCAACAATGTCAAATGAGATCTATTTAAAAAATAAATTACAGTTTTATGCCGAAATTGACTGGCCTATCGAGATTTTACGAGAAGTCGAAGAATTTATTAGATCTCACTGTTCAGGAGATTTATCAAATTTTATTGGAATTCACATCAGACATACGGATAATTTTCAAGATTATTTGAAAACTACATTAAAACTTAACACATCGTTGGAAATTTTTATCGAAAAGCTAAGGAGCTTAGGCAATGAGTCTATCTTAATATGCACGGATAATCCAGAAGTTAGAAAGCGTATTGAATCTGAATTCCCAGATTTAAGAATTGTTTTTCCTACTACGGTCGATTCACTATATCAACCACTCTTTGAGATGTATCTTTTGTCTCAGACTAAATATATTATCGGAAGCTATTCATCTACTTTTTCATATGAGGCATCCTTTATTAAAGGTAATAACCTAGAATTATATACAGGAGGGAATTGGATTCGTTACAATATCTGTCAGCGATAAATCTAATGATGTTAAATGCGCAAATAGATTTATTATTATCATTAAACAAAGTTTATTTGATAAATTCATTGGTTTTATTTATTTTTAAATAAGTCAATTACAGTCAAATAGTTGCAAAATATAAGTGAGCATTTGGTGAGCCTATTTTGTTGTTGAGGTTTAAAGTATTGATATTCAAGCAAATGAGATTAGGTTCCGAGTCCCACCTGGACAAACTGAATAAATGTCGGGGTTTCCAGCAACTACCACCATTCATCTTCTTTTAAGATTTCCTTGGCCAAAAGATAAAAGCAATTACAATAGCCAAATCCCTATTGTTCCACTTGTTTGTAAGAGATATTCTTTCATAATTCTTCGTTTTAGGTAATGCTAGTAGAGCATTCTGTAAATAAACAGGTGTAAAATCAGTTGTTAACTTATCAGTTGAAGCATCGGTATTTTGATGCGGATAATGGATGATTGCTTTGTTATAAATGCAGTGATATCGTTATCCGTCAATTTCCTGAAGCTTTCACGAAAATCATCTTTAATGTTGGTTGTCTTCTTCAGCCACGGTAAAAGAATTGAATTTAAATATATTGATTAAAGTACTGATCACCAAGTATGTCACTTAAAAGTTAGGAATCGGTAGGGCTTTTCATAAGCCTTTTAATCAATTTTATATCCTCGGTTTATAAGAGCCATGATTATCCGATCATGCCTCACCATAAACTCGCTGGAGTAGGGACTGCCAGCATAGTGGAATTTCTCCCTGAATTATTCCATATTGCAACCAACTGAAACCCACATCTTATTATGCATTAAGGCACCATCAAAAAAAGACAGTATGAAGTATTGGCATACTGGTAGGTCTGGGAACCTTGCTCTTCCCGGAAAATGAAACTACTCCTCCAAAGTAAATAGGACAGGGGGCAATACGCTAATGCACAAGACCATATTTTTAAGCCGCCATTTGTCAGGACAATGATTTTCATCCGGGGCAATTTGTAATTATCTTTGCCCGAGAGATGAAAAGCGAGCATATACGGGAAACCTTCGGAAACATTGATATTTATTTATTCGACCAGTTACTAAAAGGTACTTATGATGGGTGCAACACAGTTTTGGATGCTGGATGTGGTACTGGAAGAAACCTGCTTTACTTTTTAAGAAGTGGTGCGCAGGTTTATGGGGTAGATCAAAATACTGAAGCTATAGCACAAGTTAGAAATATAGCTAGTGGCTATCCCCATATCAATCCGAAGAAAACTTCAGCATAGCGCCTGTGGAACAATTACCATTTGAAAATGAAAGTTTTGATCTGGTCATTAGTTCTGCTGTACTCCACTTTGCAGAAAACCAGGAACATTTTGAAGCGATGTTAAGCTCCATGTGGCGCGTACTTAAACCCGGTGGATATTTCTTCTGTCGGCTGGCCTCGGAAATCGGTATTGAATCACTGGTCCATTTTATCGGAAATGGCAGGTATATTCTTCCGGACGGATCAGAGCGGTTCTTGGTTAACCAGGAAATGCTGGTTAGGCTCACCAAAAAACTTGGCGGACAACTTCACGAGCCGATTAAGACTACAAACGTACAGAACATGAGGGCAATGACCACATGGTGCGTGCGGAAATAACAATCGATTTTAAAAAGTTTAGCATAGTATATCAGGTGTATGACGTTGGTTTATTGTGTCGGTTTATAATGGTGAAAGCGAGATCTGCAACGTCGGGCGTAACTCTGCCCGATGGTTTTTATGTACCAGAACCAGAATATACCGTACCTTTAGTCAGCACGGGATCACAGATGCCACCCTGGGCACTAGCCGGAATGTAACATATCTTAGAAGCTCTAGGTTTTTAATTCACTTTTATGAAACGCTTGATATTTTTTATTTTTATTATTTTATGTTGGCCAGGAAAATCAGTAGCCACAGTCTCGAAAATTAAAGTTATGATAAATGATCAAGATACAACATTAAAGCAAATTTGGATGTTAAAAGAGGGTGCTCCAAAGTCTCTTTGGAATGTGAAAATCGTTCCAGCTTTCCTTAATTTTGTTTCGATTTCTAATAAGCTAATTACTCGAGGAAGATCAAATTCAAGCGTAGCCGCGTATAGTTATCAGATTAGTAATAACGAAATTCTAACTGAAAAGGCGAAATTCAAAATTATATCCTTGTCAGTAAATAACATGGTACTGCAGATAGACAGTGATTATTACACCTATTATTCATTAAAAAGGATTGAAAAAAAAATCGATAAAACTCTACTTTTTAATGCGCTCACAAGTAAGCGAAAATGGATAATAGGGAATGATACCATAAGATTCTTTAATGTAAATGACGATATTCAATTCGGTCATGAACATGCATTTTATAAACTTAGTGTTGACAAAGACGGGCGGAAATTTTTTGGAACCTACTATATAGATGAATTTGAAGGACATGTCTTCTTATGTTTTTTAATAGATGGAGAGTATCAAGAAAAAATTTACGAAATTATGAGCGCTACAGATAAGACCATTAGATATAAAACAATTGGGGGTGACTACATTATTGATGCTGGAATAATGTAGTAGAAACCTAGCCTTATATAATCGGTCACTTCCAGGCTCTTCCCTACTTTTGGTGGTAAAATTCAATATCGATTGGGATCCTGAAGAAGTGTACGCAAGTAGTTGGTTAAAGGGATGTTTGTAACCGAAAATTTTCCTTACACAGGTCGACTACTAACAGTGGGGAGGAACCACTTCCACCGAAGTACACACCTAAATATAGACAGTCCAATTTTTTAGGTTCTTTTAATGAGCTTCTTTGTCTTCATGTTTATTTTGCAATAGCAGCCTCGCACGTAACCTGTTTGCAGCGAGGATAATTGCTGCATCCCCGAAACTTTCACTTATCTGAACTTCTGGCTGTCATAATGCCGTCGCAGCTTGGGCATTTCTGCTGAGCGGTTTGTCCCTCAGCAATGCCATGGTCCTGGATAAGTTCTGCTAAGAATTTGTTCATATTATGTGGATGATATTGAAGATAGACCTGGTGGCGGGCGCGGGTCAGGGCGACATAAAACAGCCGCCTTTCCTCGGTATTTTCGAAACTGTCGCTAACATTAATCCATAGGGTGTTTATTGAGATGAATAGGATAAGGCAGCAAAACTATTTAGTAGACTAATCTCCATTCCTAAAGAGAATAAATCAAACTTTGACTCCTTTTGGTTTGTTTGATGGAAGGAATATAAATAATATGATGATGAATAGCGAAGAAAACAAAAAGGTTAGTGGCGGGCAGGGCCCGGGAAATGCCGGTAATGGAATTACTGGTGATAATACGGTTAAAAATCCTGATGATTGGACCACAGGCGGTGAGCCGATGACGGGAGCGCAGGGGTCTTATTTAAAGACGCTTTCTGATGAGGCCGGTGAGGAATTTGATGAAAACCTGACCAAATCGGAGGCTTCAAAGCGTATAGATGAACTGCAGCATAAAACCGGACGCGGCTTGGATACCGGTCAGTAATAGCGTAGAACAGGGATTAAATTGCTTTAATCCCTATGTTTTTTGCAAGAATACGGTGTGATGGAATTTTCCAAAATCCGAAAAGGATTATTGTGATAAGGCACTAATTCTTTTGAAGTTGAGAATGACTTGTTACATTCTCGGTTTAACAATTAAAATAAGTTGCCATAGGCGAACCAAATGCTTGGAAAATTGTTTAATAGAAAACTGTAAACATGGAAGCCATCAAAGACCAGCTGCAGCCCAAAAAAGAAGGAGGGGAGCAAAAAGTGCTCATGGATCCTGCCGTTACCGCAGAGACCGATGAACTGGATGCTAGATTTCAGCAGGACGGGACCGGTGATGAAAAGCCGGAAGAAACAGAAAATAATTCAGCCAACAAATCACAAAACATGGAACAGTTCAGAATAGCAGTAGCAGTAGAGGGCAAAGAAAAATTGTATGACATTCGTCCGTTGGGAGATGCCCGGTATGAAATAGCAGAAAATGGCGAAGTGATCGGAACCATTCTCTTGGATGAAAAAGATCATGCCCGTTGCGAAAGCCAGGGCTGTCTGCTTGATCTTCCTGCATTGCATGCAGTACGCGAAAGCATACAGTCTCATGAGGGTTGGGACGATCAGCTTGGACATGCGTAGCTGGTGAACCCTAGCTGCTTTCTGTCCAATTGGAAATGATAAATAAGCGCCACGAATCCGGTCCATGTACAACGTGTTTCAACTCGTTGACTTATCCTTATTTTTAGTTCATTGATGGAATTTATCAAACCTCATTTCAAATAGTCAATAACGGTGTTAAGATTCAAACCCATAAACATTTGAGCGTATAGGATTTATTTATATCCTCACCTGGTCACGAAAACAACCTGAATAATTGTTAAAGGCTACCTTCTAGTTTTAATCTATCATAGATAAAGCTTAATATTATATCTTTAGCACTATTATACACCCATTTTCTCCATAATCTTCATTTTAGAAAACCTCGATTTTATCCGTTTTTATATAAGCCGCTTTACCATTTTCGCCTTTTAGGATTATAGTAAAACGTTTCTTTGATTCACTTACTTTAATTACGATTTCTGCTTTAGTTGAATCCGGATGTTTTCCAAATACGGTTTTAAATGCTTCAATGCTTGATTTTTCGTTAAGATCACAACTTGCTCCATACTTCTTATTATCGATGCCAATAAATTCAAAAGTTATTCTAGTAGGTATTGCCCTTTCGGTAGCTTGGGACAGAAGAAATTTTGCAGCATCAAGTTGTTCCATTTCTCCGTTGACCATACTGATTCCAAGGTCTGTTAATGGGTTGAGCTTTGCTTTTTCCGGTAATTCAAAGACAGGTTTCCAGTTGTAACGTATCCTATGGGTATCCCATTTTCCAAAAGGAATAGGTTTACCCTTATTTTCGACCCTTACCTCTGCCGGGATGATCTGTTCACGGGTATGTACCATTTCCAGATAATCTTTTCGCCAAAAACGGTTTTCATGGCTATCCAATCTGGCAATTTCCGATTTCGGAATTTTTATTTTTGTTCCCTGATACCGCCCTACTTCTTTCTGGACACCTGCTCCGGCTACCCAAACCACAACAATTCCGCCGGGAGCCATTCCCACGGCAATTCTATCATAATTCAAGTGCTCAGTATCCCCGCTTCCGTTCGTCACTTTTACTTCATATCCTTTGCTGAAATATGATCTTAATTTATCGCTATCAACTGGTTTATCTATCTTATAGAATTGGTTTTCCATATAAGAGATCCAAATAAAATCTAAGCGGAGCGGAAGGGTTTTAAAACCATCGTCCATTCCATTATTTATAGCACCCCACGTATTTCCGCCGGGAGTAATGCCAAAACCTAATTCAACATGTTCTCCGCCTTCACATTCGATTCCCCCTTTATATACTTCCATCGGATATCCCAAGGCAGCTGAAGTTCCTTGTGTCCATTCATATTTTGTCATTGCTTTTGTTTTTTGATGCTCTTTTTTTTTCCGGCATGAGATATGAATGAAGAATATCAGGCACAGTAAGTATTTAATTGATTTGTTCATTGTATAGGTAAATTGTTCTTTAATACACCTGTAAATCTGGATTTTTGATTTATTTCATTTGTTGCCAAAAACCAGTTTCGACTAAAAGTAGAGATTTTTCGCTGTATCAGAAATCTCTGCCTTTGCACAATTGATCAATGGATGGTAAAAGTTAGGTTAAAAAACAGTAAAATTACATCTGTAAAACTCAATATACAGATTAATCATGGGCCAAAATATTCTTTACAATACATTCAATTCGCTGACAGATCTATCCATAATAAGCCGAAATAAAAAGTGCAAAAGGGATGGCAAAAAAAGTTCAAATTCAAGAGTCGGGATTACCTGCTACCTGATCTTCCAGTTTTTGTTGATTTCTCATTTTGCAAGTTCTCAAAATATCGCCGGAAATTATTATTCGGTTGAGACTAAATGCAAACTTGGCCTTAAGATAAATAGTGCCAACCATTTCGTTTTTGATCTCGGTAATGGAAAAACAATCAAAGGAAATGTAAAAATTTCAAAGGCAGATAATGCTATCTATCTTGATTTTAATGAGATAAGTTCAATGCTTGAAAAGGATACCATTTATATTCAAAACTCAGGTAATTCGATGAATCAATATGTAAATTTTAAAAAATGTAATGAAAAGTATATTCGTTTGGTTAAAAGAGGTAAAGTTAAAAACCTGGAAACCTTATAAGCTGTCCTCAAGCTTAGATTTCAAGAATGTACTCGATTTAAAAAAATGAATAAATTATTCCATTTTCGGCGGATTATAAACAGTCTTGCAACTTATGAACCATTACGTGGTTGATCTTGCAATTAATCCAATGCATTTTATTGGATTACAAAATAAATTTGTCTTTATTTAAGGTTAAATTTTTATATATGTCTCGTATCCAATTATATAGTGTTGGAATTATTTATTTGAATATTTGTTTATCAGGCTGTGGAACAAAGGATATGAAGGCTGATCAATTGCCCCAAAAATTTTTAAGATGTCAAACCATTTTCCATGCATGAAAAACGACAATGAAACTGCTGGTGGAAAGTACCCAGCCGGTTCAATCATTTATTAGCGATGAGCATAATATCATCTTGTACACTGTGACAAAGACGACAGAAAATAAATTCTACAAAATCAACCCGAGAGGTGTGGTCATTGATTCGCTGGTATTAGTGGATAGTCCATTCAATATTGCTTTTATAAGAGGCGTTATCATCAATAAGGTGAAGTATCAGTATTATAAATGGGTTAGCAATGGCAACAAGCAACCTTTTTACATTTTATTTAAAACATGAATTTCAGAGATAGTGCAGCAGCCCAGCAGAAACAACTTGACAATATTCTTCAAAATGGAAAAGACATATGTGCAGATTACCAGGTGGAAGATCCGGCACCAAAGAAGAGAACCAGTGAAGGCATTCATACCGTTACATCAATAAAGCCCTTCGCTATCCTGACCTGTTTTTTGCAAAACAAATGTTTTCAGTTTTACACCGATTTAAATACATATAAGTATTTTACTTCGTATGATATGGAAAAGCTCCTTTTGAACAGTCTATTTAAAGTGATCGATTCCCGGTTAAATAAAAAAATCATTCCCTCAAAAAACATCCGGTACTGTTATTATCAGAAGCTAAAATCTGAAAAGGTCAGATTTTCCGGCGGGGGTGGAAATGCACCTGGTTTTGATAAAGAGATATATCACGGAAACCTATATTCTGACATTATCTTTAAGACTGATACCATAAGGCTTAAAGAATTTTTTTACCTCTCCGAGGATTGGCAACAGTCGTCCGTTGAATTTGATGGCAAAAATATAGCGACGCTGACAAAAAATAAAGAGCAGCCCCTATGGTTATAGAAGGCTATGGGTATTATATCAATCCAAGGCTCCATTATGCACTGCTTAGTTATGATGACAAAACTATTTATCTCATCAAATAAAGGCATGCAATATGCTACTCATCAGGGCATCACTTGCGTTGGTAAAACATGTGCTGGCAAGGTGAAGATAAAGCGAAGATCCGTTATCAATAGCTACAAAAACAATAGGCGGGAAACCGTGAAGAGATAATTAGTTCAGGGTGATCCAAGGATACAAAGAAAATTTACCTGCCAGAACAGGGTTAGAAAAGTATGGAGCTGACTAATAGAAAATAACAGCGTATGATCATTACTTGGATGAAAAAATAGTAATTAATAAAATTAAGATATATAAATGATGTGTGTACATTTAACAAAAAACCTGATTGGCTTTTTTACATTGATGACTTTAGTAAGTTGTTTTGATAAAAAGCAGGAATTTATTTCCCTTGATCATATGACATTTACAAATTCCTATTATAAAAACGATGTAAAGATTTCCTTCTATGTTTTAATAGCCAACCCTATTGCTGATGAAATAGAACTTAAAAATTCCATTGCAGAATATGTCAATGGCAGGTTGGGCAGCAATAAGTTCATGAAAGATACAAAAGTACATTCCCTCAATTTCGTATTCTATAAAAAAACAGCAAACACATCCTATTTCACCGAAAACATTGAAAGCCATGATGCATTGAATACCAATGAAATATCCCGTTATAAAGACGATTATATAGCCAACTATTACGTGGTCAAATGTGATGGCGGGTTTACTAATAAATTATATTTGTTTGATAGGGGTGAGCAGGTTATCTCCAACAGTTGCAAGTAAAAGCAGTTTATTTAATATCGTTATCCTGCTATCCTATGTTTAAGAAACTTCATTTTATTATCTTCAAATTTAAAGGTCCACATTTGCGCATATTCATCACATACCTCTTCTTCATCAGGGTGTGCTTTTCTATAATCATCATTTGAGTTTGTGCCATAAGAAATATTGATTTCATTATTTTTAATGTGAATAGTATACAGGTGATAACAGCCCTCATCTTTCACCTTATTCTCAAAATAAATTTTATCTTTTTTCTCTAAATCATTTGTATTTAAATGATTGAATAAATTAATTAATTCAATCATATCCGTTTTTTCATAAATCGTTTTAAACGAATTGGTGAACATCTTTTTGGTAATAGCACCATTATTTACGCTACGTTCGGCATCGAAAATGCTATCTACTTCAAAAAAATTAACAGTGCTATCTGCCAAAGGAAAGTCAAAAAAACTTAAGATGACAGTTTCATCCTCTTTTGCTATCGCATCACTGAATTTATTGAGTTCGATGATTATTTTTTCGCGTTCTGTATTACTTGCAGGGCCGTGATTTGGCTTTACAACGGCAGCGATATCAGGCTTGACTTCCGGTTTCTGTTTTTCTTTGCGATCCGTATGGCAAGACAAAAGAATGATTGATAGAAGGCTTAATAAAAGATTTCTTTGCACTACAATAACAGCTTTAATGTATGTGAATGTTGAGTTTATAAATGACCACGTTGAATATAAGCTTATCTGATGATTTTCAAGCTTTGTGTCCCTTTTGCAATATATAATAACATATCAATAAATGTTTTTTTATTCATCCCAGATTTGTCCATGTCTTCATATCCTAATAAAGATTCTCCGCGATTAACACCTTGTTTTGGTTCTAGTCTAACCATTCTGTTATTGAAATGATCACTTTTTCCTTATAATGTAGATCCCTTTTTTTCCATTATCATGAAAATTGGTGCTGTAATCATATGCAAGAAAACATATATCACTGTTTTTTGTAAATATTTCTGGTAACTGAAAAAGATGTAAATCAGTTTGCGGACTTTCTCCAAAACTGTTGTACTGATAGGCTACGCTTTTAAAATGCAAAATGTCATCATTTAAATTTAGTTCATAATATGCGGTACCATAAAAAGTAGAAGGTATGCCTGGATTAAAATATCCTTCTTTTGTAGAACTTTCCTTTGCAAAGGCCTCGGTCTTGATATTGCCACTGTCTTTGTATTTTAAGGATTGGTCTGGGAAGAAAGAA
Proteins encoded in this region:
- a CDS encoding class I SAM-dependent methyltransferase, yielding MEQLPFENESFDLVISSAVLHFAENQEHFEAMLSSMWRVLKPGGYFFCRLASEIGIESLVHFIGNGRYILPDGSERFLVNQEMLVRLTKKLGGQLHEPIKTTNVQNMRAMTTWCVRK
- a CDS encoding DUF2931 family protein → MNKSIKYLLCLIFFIHISCRKKKEHQKTKAMTKYEWTQGTSAALGYPMEVYKGGIECEGGEHVELGFGITPGGNTWGAINNGMDDGFKTLPLRLDFIWISYMENQFYKIDKPVDSDKLRSYFSKGYEVKVTNGSGDTEHLNYDRIAVGMAPGGIVVVWVAGAGVQKEVGRYQGTKIKIPKSEIARLDSHENRFWRKDYLEMVHTREQIIPAEVRVENKGKPIPFGKWDTHRIRYNWKPVFELPEKAKLNPLTDLGISMVNGEMEQLDAAKFLLSQATERAIPTRITFEFIGIDNKKYGASCDLNEKSSIEAFKTVFGKHPDSTKAEIVIKVSESKKRFTIILKGENGKAAYIKTDKIEVF
- a CDS encoding bifunctional 2-polyprenyl-6-hydroxyphenol methylase/3-demethylubiquinol 3-O-methyltransferase UbiG, with translation MKSEHIRETFGNIDIYLFDQLLKGTYDGCNTVLDAGCGTGRNLLYFLRSGAQVYGVDQNTEAIAQVRNIASGYPHINPKKTSA
- a CDS encoding DUF3072 domain-containing protein, with protein sequence MMMNSEENKKVSGGQGPGNAGNGITGDNTVKNPDDWTTGGEPMTGAQGSYLKTLSDEAGEEFDENLTKSEASKRIDELQHKTGRGLDTGQ